A single Triticum dicoccoides isolate Atlit2015 ecotype Zavitan chromosome 2A, WEW_v2.0, whole genome shotgun sequence DNA region contains:
- the LOC119358067 gene encoding mechanosensitive ion channel protein 5-like, whose protein sequence is MDHQQKAGVQSAGSNKSSQSGSFDFEQDQNRDTDRREVVVKIDADPSTSHAAEGTGGSGSGSGETFSFQNRQPQSSASPALGVRAEWSQDPADRLIGNFLRKQAAAGGELLLDPDLEIEESQENHETWRPPRPPTSVTNSRELRVSFQDAQKRLGQSSSSASSSDATVDNNRNQDANARVDTAEVVRCTSTSAGNDLLSRSRTRSRLMDPPPPSNVLPGADGERNDRKSFVMKGRPKSGHYRSGLIGKSGLIGKSGGALDDEEDDPFIDEGVTAADFKRERTDCLIILEWTGLVIIVATLVCSFKIRSLQGKEFSGLPLWKWEVLVFVLICGRLVSGWVLRITVFFVERNFMLRKKVLYFVYGVRRAVRTVLWLGAALISWHLLFDNGDRLETQTVVLHYVTKVLLCLLVATVIRLVKTLLVKVLASSFHVSTYFDRIQDALFNQYVIETLSGPPLVDDVQRLQSAGATTPRESAAAVPKSGCLSKQLQKQKSDDGISIDQLQKMNQKNVSAWSMKRLMRIIRYGALTTMDEQIKHASDLGDEMATQIHSEHEAKVAAKRIFHNVAKPGSKHIYLSDLMRFMREEEAVKAMDLFEGAKENNRVSKRALKNWVVNAFRERKALALTLNDTKTAVNKLHQMANVLVALIVLALWLLILGIATTRLFVLLSSQLVLAVFMFGNTLKTVFEAIVFLFIVHPFDVGDRCEVDGMQVVVEEMNILTTIFLRHDNLKIYYPNSQLAVLPIMNYYRSPDMGDAVDFSVNVATPAEKLALMKERLMHYLDNKKEHWYPGSMIVLRDIDDTNRLKITIWCRHTINFQDIGMRFERRELILQEMMKILRELDIEYRMLQLDINVRNVPPIHSNRMPTTWNTNF, encoded by the exons ATGGATCATCAGCAGAAGGCCGGCGTCCAGTCGGCCGGGTCAAACAAGTCGTCACAGTCGGGCTCGTTCGACTTCGAGCAGGACCAGAACCGCGACACCGACCGCCGGGAGGTCGTCGTCAAGATCGACGCCGACCCCTCGACCTCGCACGCGGCGGAGGGCACGGGCGGGTCGGGGTCTGGATCGGGCGAGACGTTCAGCTTCCAGAACCGCCAGCCGCAGTCTTCCGCGTCGCCGGCGCTGGGCGTCAGAGCGGAATGGAGCCAAGACCCCGCGGACCGCCTCATCGGCAACTTCCTACGGAagcaggcggcggccggcggcgagctgCTGCTCGATCCCGACCTGGAAATAGAGGAGAGTCAGGAGAATCACGAGACGTGGAGGCCGCCGCGCCCGCCCACGTCCGTCACCAATTCCCGGGAGCTCCGCGTCTCGTTCCAAGATGCCCAGAAGCGTCTCGGCCAATCGTcgtcgtcggcctcctcctcggacgccaccgtcgacaacaaTCGAAACCAGGATGCGAACGCAAGGGTCGACACCGCCGAGGTGGTACGTTGCACGTCGACATCGGCCGGGAACGACCTGTTGTCGCGCAGCAGGACGCGCTCCCGGCTGATGGACCCcccgccgccgtccaacgtcctccCCGGTGCCGACGGGGAGCGCAACGACCGCAAGTCGTTCGTCATGAAGGGGCGGCCCAAATCCGGGCATTACCGGTCGGGTCTCATCGGAAAGTCGGGTCTGATCGGCAAGTCAGGCGGCGCGCTCGACGACGAGGAAGACGACCCGTTCATCGACGAGGGCGTGACCGCCGCCGACTTCAAGCGCGAGAGGACGGACTGCCTCATCATCCTGGAATGGACCGGCCTGGTGATCATCGTGGCCACGCTGGTGTGCAGTTTCAAGATACGAAGCCTGCAAGGGAAGGAGTTCTCGGGGCTCCCACTCTGGAAGTGGGAGGTGCTGGTGTTCGTGCTCATCTGCGGCCGCCTCGTCTCCGGCTGGGTCCTCCGCATCACCGTCTTCTTCGTGGAGCGCAACTTCATGCTCCGCAAGAAGGTGCTCTACTTCGTGTACGGCGTGCGCCGCGCCGTGCGCACCGTGCTCTGGCTCGGCGCCGCGCTCATCTCCTGGCACCTGCTCTTCGACAACGGTGACCGGCTGGAGACGCAGACGGTGGTGCTGCACTACGTGACCAAGGTGCTGCTGTGCCTCCTGGTGGCCACCGTGATCCggctcgtcaagacgctgctggtcAAGGTGCTGGCCTCCTCCTTCCACGTCTCCACCTACTTCGACAGGATCCAGGACGCGCTCTTCAACCAGTACGTCATCGAGACGCTGTCCGGCCCGCCGCTGGTGGATGACGTGCAGCGGCTGCAGAGCGCGGGGGCGACCACGCCGAGGGAGTCCGCCGCTGCGGTGCCCAAGAGCGGGTGCCTAAGCAAGCAGCTGCAGAAGCAGAAGTCGGACGACGGGATCTCGATCGACCAGCTCCAAAAGATGAACCAGAAGAACGTCTCCGCGTGGAGCATGAAGAGGCTGATGAGGATCATTCGGTACGGAGCGCTGACGACCATGGACGAGCAGATCAAGCATGCGTCCGACCTGGGGGACGAGATGGCGACGCAGATACACAGCGAGCACGAGGCCAAGGTTGCTGCCAAGAGGATCTTCCATAACGTCGCCAAACCTGGATCCAA GCACATATACTTGTCGGATCTGATGCGGTTCATGAGGGAGGAGGAGGCTGTGAAAGCCATGGATCTCTTCGAAGGAGCCAAGGAGAACAACAGGGTCAGCAAGCGAGCGCTCAAGAACTGGGTG GTGAACGCGTTCAGGGAGCGCAAGGCCCTGGCCCTGACGCTCAACGACACCAAGACGGCGGTGAACAAGCTCCACCAGATGGCCAACGTGCTGGTGGCGCTCATCGTGCTCGCGCTGTGGCTCCTCATCCTGGGGATCGCCACCACGCGCCTCTTCGTCCTCCTCAGCTCGCAGCTCGTCCTCGCGGTCTTCATGTTCGGCAACACCCTCAAGACCGTCTTCGAGGCCATCGTCTTCCTGTTCATCGTGCACCCTTTCGACGTCGGCGATCGCTGCGAGGTCGACGGCATGCAG GTGGTCGTCGAGGAGATGAACATCCTGACGACGATCTTCCTCCGACACGACAACCTCAAGATCTACTATCCCAACAGCCAGCTCGCCGTCTTGCCCATCATGAACTACTACCGGAGTCCTGACATGGGAGACGCGGTTGACTTCTCCGTTAACGTCGCTACGCCGGCGGAGAAGCTGGCCCTCATGAAGGAAAGGCTGATGCA TTATCTCGACAACAAGAAAGAACATTGGTACCCTGGCTCCATGATCGTGCTCCGCGACATTGATGATACAAACCGACTCAAGATAACCATATGGTGCCGCCACACCATCAACTTCCAGGACATAGGGATGAGATTCGAGAGGAGGGAGCTGATTCTCCAGGAGATGATGAAGATTCTAAGAGAACTCGACATCGAATACCGGATGTTGCAACTCGACATCAATGTTCGGAACGTGCCCCCTATCCATTCTAATAGGATGCCAACAACATGGAACACAAATTTTTGA